TCCTCTTTTAGGGACCCCTTTCCTGACCTGGACTAACCAACTCTACCAGCTCAAAGAAAATGCTAGAGGTTGGTGAGACTCGGGAAGCGGAATGGGGTGCCGCTTCCAggcacctcctcccacaaacgTCTCACCTGGGACACTAAGTATTCCCACCCCCGACTAGATCTCTGCTTCCTAAACCTCCTTAAAGCACCAGAGCCCAATCTTACCCTGATAGATAAGACAGACGCAATAAAACAGGCTTGAGGGACCCATCCTTGACCCCCCCCCAGTTTACCTGCCCATCCCCCACTGACCCCTGTCACGGCCCCAGGGACTTCCTTGGCACCCCTCAGCTTCCCAGAAGTGGTCTGGACTGCAGGTGCCCCTCCGACCCCCAACTCTGGTCTAGGATTCCTCCCCCAGCCCGCAGACCCACAGCCCTTTCTGCATCATCTCCTCTCACCAGGAGGGGTCCCAagaccctctcccacccccagccctgccgcCATACCTGGCCCTTGAGGCCCTCGATCTCAGCCTGGAGTCGGCTGATGTTCCGGTTCATCTCCGAAATCTCCGTCTTCGTGCGACGGAGGTCATCCCCGTGCTTCCCAGCCAGAGACTGCAGCTCCTCATACTGCAGAGGTGACAGGAATGAGATGGAGAGGGGACCTCGTGGTCCCTCCGAGGGAGAGTGCCCCCTCCACCAAGTCACCAGAACCCGGGtcacctctcccccaccccccctccacacacaccacGGAAGACCTTCTTCCAGACCTCGGGGCACAGGGACGTCCCTGCCCCAGCCCTATAACAGGCAGCTTTTGAAATCCTGTTCCCTCCTCAAGGACGAGGGCACAGAACTAGCCAGAGCTGGTGAGCCCGCTCTTCACCTTGATCTGGTACATGGTCTCAGCCTCGGCCCGGCTGCGGTTGGCGATCTCCTCGTACTGGGCCTTGACCTCGGCGATGATGCCGTCCAGGTCCAGGGAGCGGCTGTTGTCCATGGAGAGGACCACGGACGTGTCCGAAATCTGAGACTGCATCTCACGGATCTCCTGtgggggcgaggggagggggTCAGGCCCTGGCCCCGCCGCCGCCACACAGGGAGCCCCCCTTCTGCAGGAAGGCCCTCCGCAGAGGACAGGAGGGCAGGAGTTAGGGCTGCAGAGAAGGCAAGGTTGCTAAAGAAGGAAGGTGGGTCAAAGACCTGGAACCTGGCGGGAGGTAAAGATGAAATGAGGCCAAGATCAAAGGAGACCTGGCTTTGGGTGAGTGACCGGCAGGGCAGAGCCGTCCCACACTCTCAGCTACTGATATGGCTCCTGGAGGGCTCCTCCCATTCGATATGGCCCAAGGATTCAAATTAAGATCCCAGGGACAGAGcaggcctgagctgcagctgggccaCCACCCTGTGTATAATGACCTTGGACAGAATATTTCAGTCCTCTGAGcccatttttctcatctgcaaaaggggGTAATAAAGCCCCCCACACACAGATGGACAGAATGCATAGAATGTTCTCACAGCAGGTTGCTATTGGCAGCTCTTAACTCTTCAGGGGTGGGCTGTTGTCTGCGGGTGCGCTAGGCGCTGGGAGGAGCCTCCAATGGGGCTGGGGCCCAAGGACCTACCTCTTCATACAGCTGCCTGTAGAAGTTGATCTCGTCGGTCAGCCCTTCCAGGCGGGACTCCAGCTCGACCTTGTTCATGTAAGCTTCATCCACATCCTGCagggcggggggccggggggggagCCTGAGCAGAATGCCCACACCCAGCCCCAAGCCAGGGGCACTCAAGGGCCTAGACTGAGAACTTTCTAATTCACTAACTCCCCCACCTCACTGTGTGGGGCCCAAGCCAGTCCAGTGGCTGACCCATCACACCTGCATCCCCAGCCGAAGCATCTTTACTTTCCCCCacccttcctgcccccacctgcctcctcctggaagccttctAAAGCCAGACCTCCAATTCTCCTgctccatttcctttctttctttcttttttttttttttttttggccctgcctgcagTGGGAgtgccctggccagggatcaaacccaaactaCAATAGCGACCCAAGCCACGGCCATAACAAAGCTGGAGCCTTAAaccgctgggccacaagagaacgctACTGCTCCCTTTTCTTAACCATGTCTCAACACGGATGTGCAGAACTCGAATCTGACGCACCTAACTGCTTCTCTGTCCTTCTATGCTAGATACAGGGGAGGCCCCCGAATATTGTTGCACCATGTAGACCCATTTAAGGACAGAACGCCTCCAGCCTGAGTCTCTAAGTTCCAGGCTCCAGGGTCCAGCCGGAGGACCTCACCTTCTTGATGATGACAAATTCATTCTCCATGTCGGTACGCTTTTGGATCTCCTCCTCATACCTGGTGAGCAAGAGACTCAGAATCAGAGGATGAAGGCAAAGATGAGGTTGCCATGGGTctttggggaagggggagaatATTTAGACAATTCAGTTCATGGAAATGCAAGAAGGTAGGAAATGGCCGGTCTGGTCCTCTCCTGCCCTAACCAGCTctccccaccctgaccccacGCTATTGTCAGCCAGCCTGGAGCAGGAAATCTCTCTCCAAATCCATGAATACACCCTGGAGCGAGTAGGCACATTAGGAGGGCTGACAGCAGAGACTGCCATGAGACCTCAGAAGGAACTTTATGGAACGTGCTGGAAATCAGGGGTAAGGAAGAAACAGGGGCCAGAGCTGTTCCTATCCAACAGAGGCCTGTTGGCTACTTGGGGTCTCTCATCTTAGGTTTACTGTGTAAACAACAGCAGATAATGTGCTGTCCAAATCAGGACAGTGAGGAGactgaagggggaggggaggtgctaTTAACAATTtcgctggaaaaaaaaaattttttaaaaaggagttcccattgcagctcagtggttaacgaatccgactaggaaccatgaggttaccggttggatccctggccttgctccgtgggttaaggatccggcattgccgtgagctgtggtgtaggttgcagacgtggctcggatcccacgttgctgtggctctggtgtaggccggcagctatagctctgattcgacccctagcccgggaacctccatgtgccgcgggaatggccctagaaaaggcaaaaagacaaaaaaaaattacgcTGGGACAATGGACACAAATGCCAACTGTCTGGAGAATACCTGTCCAGTGGTCCCCCGAATTATGTAGGGCTGCAGTGACCAACAAGCAGAGGGGCCTTGGGGTCTTAGGCTTCCGGTCccaaggcggggtggggggcagggcaggatgACTTccggtggggaggagggaggctcaCTTGTTCTTGAAGTCCTCCACCAGGCCCTGCATGTTGCCAAGCTCCACCTCCAGCTTCAGcttctcctgggccagggtttccAGCTGCCGCCGGAGGTTGTTGATATAGCTCTCGAACATGTTGTCGATGTTGCTCCGGGCCGTCTTCTGCTGCTGCAGGAGGTTCCATTTGGTCTCCAGAACCTTGTTCTGCTGCTCCAGGTGCCGCACCTGCATGCGAGCAAAAAGATCCACCTCGCACATCAGGACAGGGCTCAAGGTCTAGGCTGAAAAAAGCACTGTCTTTTCCCCTAATCTACTCCCCAAGCAGTGTGGGGGGGTCTCTGGAACCCCAGAATCTGTTGGGCTGTTCTGGGGGGGAATCACCTATGATCTGAGAGAGCATGGGCAGTGGGGTACAGAGCCGTGTCCCTCTAGGACTGCGCTGGGGGTAGCTAGAGGGCATATTGAAGCTCTCTTTAGGGATCAAATAGATCCTGTTGACTTAGATTGTATATTACAGGTCGATAAAAGTAGCCACATTTTGagtaacattttatatatgattgaaaaagaaaatataggtggTTTATATCAAATAATATTGACATCGCTGTTATGATTTGGAGTGGCCTGGAGGGACTCAACGATGACGGGGAAACTCTAGCCCTACCACCTGGACAGCGTTGGCCACAAGACCGAGGTTTTTGCCAAACACTGCTACTGACCTTGAGCTGCTTCCCCTCTCCGGGCCTGGTCTCTTCAACCCGGCAATAGCCTGGACGTACTCAGGCAGACCCTATCAGGAGCCCCACTTCTGTGCAGAAGTCACTTTTAGCCAAGAAAGAGGCAAGAAGCTAGGGAAATCCGTTTGCAAACTGAAGACAccctcctccccacagccctCGGAGTTCTCCAACATCCAAGCCCACCCTACCCCCCTCCACCCCGAATCCGCAACCCTCTTCTGCCCTAAACACAGAGGTCCTCAGTTCCCTGAGCTCAAGGAATCTAGATTTCAGGACAAAATTAAGGCCTGTGGGAagggaaattttgaaaaagaatcatAGGCTGATTCCAAAAAGAGGACTGCATTTCGCTTAATCAACCCCAAGTTCAACTTTAAAAATGGGAGGACTCAGAAGAGAAGATTGCCTTAAGGGTCTGGTCCAGAGCCAGCGAAGCCCTCTCTGTAAATCCCTTTCTTCCCCAGCTCATTCTGCccccaaattatttaaaaaataagtgacgttaggagttcccactgtggcgcagtggaaacgaatctgactggtaaccatgaggtcgagggttcaatccctgctctttgctcagtgggttaaggatctggcaatgccgtgagctgtggtgtggctcacagatgcagctcggatcctgcgttgctgtggctctggcgtaggccagtggctgtagctccaattagacccctaacctgggaacctccatatgctgcaggtgtggccctaaaaagcaaaaaaaataaataaataagtgattttTACCTTGTAGCCTTATTGGAGTGTTTAATGGGGACCAAGCACCGCTAAGCTCTTGACATACATTATTTGCTTGAAGAGGCAAAACCTCATTGATTTGGGGATCagtgtgcccattttacagatgaggaaatcagaTTTAGCAAAGTAGCCCATCAAAGGAAAGGGCAGGGCACCGGAACCAGGACTTGGGGCTCAGCCTGTGCTTACCTACTCTCTGGGACCCCAGAGCTTGCAAAAGGCAGTCAAGGAATCAAGGGTGTTTAAAACCAAGGCAGCAGCAAGCCCTCCTCAAACCACAGGAGGCCGGCTTCCTGGTGGGGGGTAAGGGGGAAAGGCTCCAATTCCCAAAAGCGCAAATCTGCCCCAGGATTTCCCTCCCTCCGCTCCCACAAGGCCTCCCAGGAGCAAGCCAGCGGGGAGGGGCCGGTCCTCCCAGGAGCTGGGAGCCCTGGGGCCCCTGAGGCAGCAAACCCCCCAAGGCTGCAAAACCCGGCCTGGAGATTTACCTGGGAGAGTGGAGCCAAGCCTTTGGGGCGGAGCCAGGGCAGGGGACAGTGAGAGGGGACAAGGGCCGAGCGGGGAGGGGCGTTGGCGGACAGACGCCTTATCTGAAGCCATAAACTCCGGAGTTTAACGGGACATGAAACCCGGGTGGGGTGTCCCACGCCCCGCAGACTTTGAATCCTGGATGGGCTTTCCTGAAGCCAGCCCCTggcgtccccccaccccactccgaCACACCCACGCAACCCCAGATGCTATGAGCTCGGCAGGTGGAGGGGCAGATCTCCAGGACTTCGGGCCTCTGCCCCTCACCCCACGGTGAGGGCGGATCTCTGCCCCGCCCGACCCCACCCACACGGCCGGTTCCAGCCCGGCCCAGGAATGAGTCTTACTGATGCCCCCCACACTGGGGCCCTGAGACGCCAAAGGCCTCGATCAATATTTGCCTGTTTGAATCAAGACACCTGCTTCCTTCTCCCAGAATCCTATCAAACctctgtttatttaaaaaaaaaaaaaaaaaaaactgaagcacaggGGCCCCACTGGGAAGCCCTTGAGGTGGCGCTAGGGGAGCAGAGTGACCCCCTagcccccctcccagcccacagCTGAAGACCTGGGACTCTACCAGGCAGGAGGCTTTACAGAGGGTCAGCCCTCTGTTGGGGTGAGGTgggccagggagggaaggagcccCGAGATTGAGGGTCAGAAGCCGCCCAGACCCCGCCCCACCTGCAGCCCTTCCCCAGCCCAAACCAAAGTGCACCCGGCAGGGCGGCGTTCTCAGCTGGAAGGGAAAGTGTTGCCAGGGTGGGTGGTGCCCAGCGGAAGGTGAGTAGTAGGGGCCTGGAGATGTGCCCACGAAGGGTGGGGTGACCAAGAGAAAGGGCTGGGATCCTGGACGGGGCCCCAGGCACAGCCAGCCACGCAGGGGGAGTTCTCACCTTGTCGATGAAGGAGGCAAACTTATTGTTGAGAGTCTTGATCTGCTCCTTCTCCTGGGTGCGCACGGCCTGGATGTTGGGGTCCACCTCCAGCTTAAGGGGGCTCAGCAGGCTCTGGTTCACTGTGACAGCTGTGATGCCTCCCAAGCCTGAGGGCCCACCGTAACCTCCAACCAGACTCATGCCGGAGCCCAGGCCACCCcggaagctgctgctgctgctgctgcccaccCGGGAGAAGGCCGAGGAGCTGACGCGGGTGCCCGGCCCGCTGGTGTAGGAGCGGCTGCTGAAGGACCGGGGGCCGGAGGTGGACACCTTGTAGGACTTCTGGGTCACCCGGATGGACATGGtggaggctggagaggaggcGAGTAGGCCGGAGCAGAGATTCAAGGAGTCGAGAGCTGCTTCTCGGTGGGGGACAGCTCCCCGGATGGCCTTTTATAAAAGAGAGCCCAGCCCCAAAGGAGGGGATCGGCCTTGTAGCTGAGTGGCTAGGCCCGAGGGGGCAGGGCCAAACCTGACACCTGCCACCTACAGGCTGGACTcaggtgggggcagcagagagcTGCGCCCTCCCAGGAGCCCACTCCAGCACCACCCCCGGCCCAGGAAAGGGCCATTCCGGGAATGTGAACATGGAAGGGCTCTCTACCAGCCTCTACAGGTTTCCTGAAACAAAGGAACTTGCCTGGGGTCGCCCAGCCATGGCAACCCGGACTCCTGGGACTTATCTCCTTCCCTCGTGGGAAAGAAATTCTCAGACCAGGAAGCAACAGGAAAGGGATCCCTGGCATTTGAGTCTCCCCTGAACGGTGGACACCCCCCCAAAGACACGACCCTGTGTTCTGGTCACTTTGAATGATGACCAAGTTCTGCCCAGGCTGAAGGACAGGGCATCCAGGTTCTGGATCCTTGAACCTGAGGTCAGCCATTTGCCCGGTCTCTCCTCAGTTACTGCTGTGCATTCAGCACTTGGTGCAATGCCAGGGGTGGGAGGCTGGGTAAATAtctgcagaatgaatgaatgaacacacacacacacacacacacacacacacacacacacacacacacacgctctctTCCCTCCGAGGCTGGAGGTGCAAGTCAAAGTGAGATCCAGCACAGCCCTTTCCTGGCCACAACCCAGTGTCTTCGTCTCCGCTCAAGATCCCAGGAGTCCCCCGGGCCAGGCTGCACACCACGAGCCTTGCtgaaaggcccagagagggatgAACAAGAGTTcgagggtgaggtgggggggagCCATGGAGAGAGGGCAGCTGCATGGGGGGGGGTTCAATCTCCTCCCTTTCACTGAAGCTTGAGGGAGTCATTCCCAGAGCTCCCTGGTGTGAATCACAGGAAGGGAGACAGGACtgcgggggagggggatggagtgggggggCACCCATGGCGAGTCCACCTGCAGCCCCCTggcccctccttctctttctcttcccaggCCCCCAACTggtcagagaggagagggaagagtccCTGCACCTGTCTCCCCAAACCCATTATGAGAATGACTAAGGAGAGCGGGTCAGGGCACCGCGTGCACCTGCAGAAGGTTAGAGAATGGGGAGCTGAGTAAGGCACCCCAGGCCTGGGTGCGGCCGGGTGGGGCAGGCTGTGGGTGGAAAGCAGGAGGTTTAGGTCCCCGAGGCAGAGATTCCAGCTGCAGTTACCTAATGGCTGGGGCTGGATTCTCTGAACGCTCCTGCAGGCCATGCCGTTGGGACTGGTAGTTGTTAACTAGAGATCCCCCCTCcctggggggagagagggaggggcggcccccagccccaacccaggAAAGACTTTTACTGTGCACCTACCCGGAGGGCAGATGTGCAGGTTCCCCCCCATCTTTCTCCAGTGGCAACACCTTGGGTTGCAGAGGACAGGCACCAAGACCCCTACAGAGGGACAGTGAGACGCAGAAGCCCCCACCTCGGGGGACAGACAGAAATccaaaaagacagacacacagataagCTCCCCCCAGATCACACAGTAGGACACACTTTGAAGTCCCTTCCGGAAAGACAATCCCAGAGATGCTCGGAGGGGACACAGCGACCACAGCCCTCTcgcccctcccctctgctctcctccccgccctccccaaGCTCTGGCCTCCTGCCACACAGAACCAGGCAGAAGGAAATCCAGTCAGTACCTGTTTGTACCAGGCCCTCTCTCAGCCCCTTTAACAATGCTTTATTTTCCAAGGATCGATTTGAATGCAAGCTACCCCCCTCCCCAGCAAACACCCACACTGCACAGGGCAGAGGCTTCACCTTCCTGAGACCACAGGGAGGAGGGGTGTGGGCCCGGTGCCAAATCAGGCACCGAGGAGgcggaaggggagagggaggagctggTCAGACAGGTCTGGCAGCCCCGGAGGGGGAGGACGACCCGCTGCCCACTTCTCCTCCCCCACACTGTGGTCCACACCTCTGTGGGGACCTGGGGGAGAGCCCTTACCTGAAGCCCTGAGCACAGAACTGCAACCCAGAGCCCTTCCTGAAACCTCAGCCCCTGGGCCCCCACCCGCCTGGTTCCCTGGTTCCAGGAGTGCCTTTTGTTTAAGACAAATCGGGCTACAAGGGACCCTGTGGTTTTCAGGCTGCAGGGCCGGCCCAGATCGCACCTCTTTGCTAGGCAGCTCTGAACAATCCCTGGCCGGAGTGTTTGCCTGTCACTTGTCAGTTCCCTACTGCCCAGAGACCCCAGccaatccccccaccccatccccatgcCTCTGTGCCCCAAGCCCAGCGGGCTGGAACCGCCCTCTCCAGGGGCCCCTGCCTGGGATTCCATGatggaagcaggaggaggaggtctcAGGGAAGAGAAAACTGGACTGGGGTGGCCCACAGGGACCACTCCTTGTAAGGGTGTCTCTGACCACTATGGTTCACACACCACTGCCCACCCAACAAAAGGGAAAGTGTTTTTTGGTGACTGCTTGGCCAGACTCTTCTGCTCCAAACTGCCTTTTCTGAAGGtcagaagagggaagaggagttcccgttctggtgcagcagaaacgaagctgactggtaaccatgaagttgccggttcaatccctggcgtcactcagtgggttaaggatctggcgtggctgtggctgtggtggaggctggcagctgcagctgcgatttgacccctagcctgggaacctccatatgccgcaggtgcagccctaaaaagccaaaagattaagaaagaaagaaagaaagaaagaaagaaagaaagaaagaagaaaagaaagaaagaaagaaagaaagaaagaaagaaagaaagaaagaaagaaagaaagaaagaaagaaagaaagaaagaaagaaagaaagaaagagggaagaagagacacTCGCCCCTCCACCCAGAGGGTGATGGCACAGGATGCCTCCGAGGTGGCCCTGAGACCCTCAGCAGCTGGGTCAAGGCTGAGGGCCCAGATGGGTGAGCAGGGTAGCCCTTGTCCCTACGTTGTCACTCACAGTCGTTGCCAGAGAGGGTCTGAACAAGTTCTTCTCAGTGATGGGGACTGTGACACAAAGACACCACATTCACAGAAGCAccattcacagcagccaaaatgGACGTGACACAGATGTCAACCAACTGACTggagaaacaaaatgtggcagatccaggagttcccatcgtggctcagtggttaacgaatccaactaggaaccatgaggttgtgggttccatccctggcctcgctcattgggttaaggatccagcgttgctgtggctgtggtgtaggctggcagcaacagctcagattagacccctaacctgggaacctccatatgcctcaggtgcagccctaaaaagacaaaagaaaaaaaaagtgacagatcCATCCAATGGTATATTCCTCTCATTGAAAAGGAATGAATTGCCGATCCAGGCTACAACCAGGGTAAACCTCAAAAACATGCCGAGTGAAgcaagccagtcacagaagatcACATATTCcctgattctatttatatgaaatctccaaaataggcaaatccatacagaaggcagatctgtggttgccaaacCACCTTCAGGTTGTGGGAAATGGAGGCTGAAAGAAGGGAGGTTCTTTTGGGGGCTGATACAAATATTCTCAATTCAATTATGACTGATGGTTGCACAAGCCTGTGAAAATAGTAGAAAACCATTAAATGTACACTCTAAATGGTGGAAATGTCTGGTATGTGACTTATAGCCCAATAAAgctgttagaaaaaagaaaattggagttcccgttgtggctcagtgggttaagaatccaacacagtatccatgaagatgcaggtttgatccctggccttgctcagtgggttaaggacccagcattgctgcaagctgcagcgtaggtaaGGGATGAGGCTcgtatctggtgtggctgtggctgtggctgtggcataggtcagcagctgcagctcagattcgactcctagcccgggaacttccatgtgccacaggtgcagccgtaaaaagacaaaagaaaacccacaaaagCGTAAACTAGCCACATATATAAAACAGGGACTTTATGGGCAGCATAGGGGGCAAGGGATAGAAGGAAAGCTTTTGTCGAGATGCTGAAAGGAAGGTTCCCTGAGTCTAGATTAATACCCAGGGCAGTGTCTCCAAGGCACTGAAATCACCTTACAAGATGAGCAGTTTAAAATCTTATTGTTGGCTGAGTTTAGCACGGAGGCAACACAAACAATTCATGTAATTGGAAGCCACAGATGGTGGGAACACCCATCCATAAGCCACATCATGAATAATAAAGTTGATTTGATTGTTGATTTTTTGTACCATGCGCCTCGAGGCCAAAACTGTTCAGTCAATGCTCAGCAAGTGGTGACTATTTGTGTTCATGATAAACACGGCTCTGATGATTAAAACCAGCCAGAATGGGAATGGGAATGAGCTGCCTAGAGAGGCAGCAGGCTCCTGTCCCTAGAAGTCTCAAGACTGAGGTGTACTAACCAGCTGTCCGCTGGTTCACTGTGGGAGATCCCTCAGTCAGGTAGAGGTTTGGACTAGAACTTTCCAACCCTCCCTACTTTCCAACCCTCCAACAGGCCTTGGTCCCTGTTCAACCACCACAGAGCTTGGCATTTCGATTAGACAGACGCAAAGATTCTCTGCACcgaaattttgattttaatagaAAGTGTGGTTGGAAGTAATAggaacacggagttcccattgtggctcagcagtaacgaacctgactagtattcatgaggacgcaggttcaatccctggcctccctcagtgggttaaggatctggcattgccctgagctgtggtgtaggttgcagatgcagctgggatccggcattgctgtggctgtgatgtaggcctgaagctacagctccaagtcgccccccaacctgggaacttccatatgccttgggtgtggccctaaaaagacaaaaaaaaaaaaagaagaagaaggagaaagggaaggaggagaaggtgaaggagaagaagaagaggaagaagggagttcccatcatggctcagtggttaatgaatctgactaggaaccatgaggttgcgggttcaatccctggccttgctcagtgggttaaggatccggcgttgccgtgagctgtggtgtaggttgcagacgcggtttagatcctgcgttgctgtggctctggcgtaggctggtggctacagctccgattcgacccctacctaccctgggaacctccatatgccctgggagtggcccaagaaatggcaaaaagacggaaaaaaaaaaaaaaggagaagaaggaggaggaggggaggaggaggagaaattagAACAAGCAAG
Above is a genomic segment from Phacochoerus africanus isolate WHEZ1 chromosome 7, ROS_Pafr_v1, whole genome shotgun sequence containing:
- the KRT8 gene encoding keratin, type II cytoskeletal 8, which codes for MSIRVTQKSYKVSTSGPRSFSSRSYTSGPGTRVSSSAFSRVGSSSSSSFRGGLGSGMSLVGGYGGPSGLGGITAVTVNQSLLSPLKLEVDPNIQAVRTQEKEQIKTLNNKFASFIDKVRHLEQQNKVLETKWNLLQQQKTARSNIDNMFESYINNLRRQLETLAQEKLKLEVELGNMQGLVEDFKNKYEEEIQKRTDMENEFVIIKKDVDEAYMNKVELESRLEGLTDEINFYRQLYEEEIREMQSQISDTSVVLSMDNSRSLDLDGIIAEVKAQYEEIANRSRAEAETMYQIKYEELQSLAGKHGDDLRRTKTEISEMNRNISRLQAEIEGLKGQRASLEAAIADAEQRGELAVKDAQAKLAELEAALRTAKQDMARQLREYQELMNVKLALDVEIATYRKLLEGEESRLESGMQNMSIHTKTTSGYSGGVTYGTPGFNYSLSSYQSGGLGSVGGPGSFSRTSSKAVVVKKIETRDGKLVSESSDVLSK